A window of Periplaneta americana isolate PAMFEO1 chromosome 7, P.americana_PAMFEO1_priV1, whole genome shotgun sequence contains these coding sequences:
- the LOC138703601 gene encoding putative Ras-related protein Rab-33 translates to MSQPKEKKVNKLSPKTEANKSQINSTGSDRNKRVFKIIVVGDSNVGKTCLTYRFCEGKFLDKSEATIGVDFRERTVEVNGEEIKLQLWDTAGQERFRKSMVQHYYRNVHAVVVVYDVTKMSSFNSLSQWIEECNRHNLTSDVPRILVGNKCDCKETQVVRTNAAQRFADIHNMPLFETSARDETECDNVEAIFLTLAHKLKNHRPMMPPPLRQGNSPSESLHRADVISITRESTNSVSDNSNNCWC, encoded by the exons ATGTCTCaacctaaagaaaaaaaagtaaataagctTAGCCCTAAAACAGAGGCGAATAAAAGTCAGATTAATAGTACTGGTTCAGACAGGAATAAAAGAGTGTTCAAAATAATAGTTGTTGGCGATTCAAATGTGGGGAAGACATGTTTAACATACAGGTTTTGCGAAGGCAAGTTCCTTGACAAGTCTGAAGCAACAATCGGAGTTGACTTTAGAGAAAGGACTGTTGAAGTAAATGGAGAAGAAATAAAA CTGCAACTATGGGACACTGCAGGCCAAGAGCGATTTAGGAAGTCAATGGTCCAACATTATTACCGTAACGTCCATGCTGTTGTTGTAGTGTATGATGTAACAAAGATGTCATCATTTAAT TCATTGTCACAATGGATTGAGGAGTGTAACCGTCACAACTTGACAAGTGATGTTCCTCGAATATTAGTTGGCAACAAATGTGACTGCAAAGAAACCCAAGTCGTGAGAACAAATGCAGCCCAGCGGTTTGCTGATATACATAACATGCCT ttgtTTGAAACATCTGCTCGAGATGAAACAGAATGCGACAATGTAGAAGCTATATTCCTGACATTAGCTCATAAGCTGAAGAATCACCGTCCTATGATGCCTCCACCTCTGCGTCAAGGAAACAGTCCAAGTGAATCCCTGCATCGTGCTGATGTTATATCCATCACCCGTGAGTCTACAAATTCTGTGTCAGACAATTCAAACAACTGCTGGTGCTGA